The stretch of DNA TGAAGTATACCTATGATCCAAAAGACCCCCTGAAGTCCCGTTTTATCGTGAATGAAACAGCTTCTTTCCGCTCTTCGATCCAGTGGGTCCACGATTATGATAAAGTATTAAAACGTGGTTTCAAAGGCATTAAAGCAGAAGCAGAAGAAAAGCTCGCCACTTTAGATCCATTCAGTCCTGTTGATAGCATGGAAAAGGCGCCTTTTCTCCAAGCTGTGGTGATTGTCTGTGATGCTATTGTCCTGTGGGCCAATAGACATGCTCAACTAGCCGAAACATTAGCCGAAAAAGAAACCAATCCAGCTCGCAAAGCAGAGCTTCTTGACATTGCCGGAGTTTGCCGGTGGGTACCTGAAAATCCAGCCCGCAACTTCCGTGAAGCGATGCAGGCTCAGTGGTTTGCTCAAATGTTTTCCCGCATGGAGCAAAAGACCGGCACCATCATCTCCAATGGCCGGATGGACCAATACCTGTATCCCTATTATAAACAAGACATTGATGCCGGTATCTTGGATGAAGAGCATGCCTTGCAGTTGCTGGAATGCATGTGGCTGGCTATGGCACAATTTATTGATCTATACATTTCTCCTACTGGCGGCGCATTTAACGAAGGCTATGCTCATTGGGAAGCAGTCACCATTGGTGGGCAGACCCCAGATGGCCAGGACGCCACGAACGATTTAACTTACCTCTTTTTACAGTCAAAACGCGAATTCCCATTGCATTATCCCGATTTGGCTGCCCGCATTCATGGGCGAGTATCGGCACGCTATCTCTATGAAGTTGCCGAAACCATCAAAGAAGGATCCGGTTTTCCCAAGCTAATTAATGACGAAGAAGTTGTTCCTTTATTGCTGGCCAAAGGGGCCAGCTTTGAAGAAGCCTTTGATTATGCCGTATCCGGCTGCGCTGAATGCCGTATGCCCAACCGTGATACTTATACCAGTCCCTGCGCTTATATTAACTTTCCAGCTGCCGTTGAAATGACTCTTTATAATGGGAAGATGCAACTTCATGGTGATGAACAAATTGGTCTGGAAACAGGTGATCCCCGTCACTTTGCTACCTGGGAAGAATTTTGGCAGGCCTATCTAGCTCAGCATATTAACTTCTTGAAGCACGCTTTTATTCAACAGCATGTCATCATTAACCTCAGAGCCAAGCATTTTGCCTGGCCAATGGGGTCAGCCCTGCATGACCTATGCATGAAAACCTGTAAAGATATTCACACGCCAACCATTGAAGGCGGCATTGATCTCGGTTACTTTGAATTCATGGGCTATGGAACGGTAGTAGATTCTCTGGCAGCCATTAAAAAGCTAGTCTATGAAGACAAAAAACTGTCTATGGATGAACTGATTACCGCGATGCAGCACAATTTTGGAGGCAATGAAATTGTGCGTCAACTGCTGCTCAACGCACCAAAATACGGCAATGATGATCCCTATGCTGATGCAATTGCCAAAGAATTAGACCGCCAATGCTTGCAGTTTACCAAAAAGTATTCGCAGGAGTTAGGGGTACACTTAGATCTCCGTTTAGTACCTTTTACTTCCCACGTGCCTTTCGGCAAGGTGGTGAGTGCAACCCCTAATGGCAGAAAAGCTTATACGCCATTGTCGGATGGTTCTTCCGCCTCTCAAGGAGCCGACACAAATGGCCCTACTGCTGTACTATTATCAAATTATGCTTCGAAAAATTTTGGCTTCCGTGAGCGGGCAGCCCGCCTATTAAATGTCAAATTAAGCCCTTCTTGTGTTGCCGGTGAAGCAGGCACTGAAAAATTAGTATCGTTTATTCGCACTTGGTGCGACCTGAAGCTATGGCATCTGCAATTTAACGTAATTAATCGTGAAACATTAGTGGCTGCTAAAAAAGAGCCTGATAAATATCGAAACCTTATTGTCCGCATTGCCGGCTACAGTGCCTACTTTACCGATTTATCCCCTGATCTGCAAGACGACCTCATCGCCCGCACCGAACACGCAGCCATATAACGTGAGACTTTTAGGAGACAAGGCTTATGAACAATACACTTGCTGGTAAAAACGGCACGGTTTTCAACATTCAGCGTTATTCCCTTCATGACGGTCCTGGCATTCGTACCGTCGTCTTTCTCAAAGGATGCCCGTTACGCTGTCAATGGTGCAGTAATCCTGAATCACAGCACAAGCTGCCGGAGCTAACCTATAAGCAGAGCAAGTGTATTGGCTGTCTGCGCTGCAAAGCAGCCTGTAACGCGAATACCATCAGTCAAACTAGTGAAGGATCCTTGCTTATCGATCGCCTGAAATGTCGCAGCTGCTTCGAATGTACGAACCAATGTCCTTCAAAAGCCCTTTCGCGGATAGGTCAAACGATGAATGTTACAGAAGTCATCAATGCGGTACAGGCCGATAGCGCCTTCTATATCCGCTCTGGCGGCGGACTCACCATCAGTGGTGGTGAGCCGCTTATGCAGCCCGAATTTGTTGTAGAAATTCTTAAAGCAGCTAAAAAGCAGCGTATTGATGCCACCATAGAAACCTGCGGTTATGCAGCGTGGGAAACTGTCAACAAAGTCGCTGATAACCTAAATTCGACCATCATTTATGACATTAAGTCGATGGATTCTGTCAAGCATAAGCAGTTTACCGGTGTGACAAATGAGTTAATCCTAGACAATTTGATTCAGCTGCGGAAAACCTTTCCACAGCTCCATATTTTGGTTCGCACCCCGATCATCCCCGGGTTCAATGACTCCAAAGCCGATATTGCGGCCATACTCAATTTTCTGGCTCCATTTGCAAACATTCGCTATGAGTTATTGCCTTACCACCGTCTCGGGCAACAAAAATATGACTATTTAGGACGGCCTTACCCGCTTCAAGCACTTCAACTGGATACCGAACTCATGTACACTTTGCACGAAGAGGTTAAAAAGTCCGGGTTAACTCAATAAAATATATCATACAATATTAAATCTAAAAGGGTTAAAGGATGTAGGCTTCTAGCCTCAACCTTTAACCCTTATTTTATCATGCTAAATCCAGTTCATAGATTTCCTCAATCAGCTTCTTCCCCCAAGCATCACTTTCATGCGCAGCAACTTTGCGAAAACCAGCTTTACAATACATCTGAATTGCCGTTTGCTGATCTTGCGTAGTCGCGAGAAAGACCTGCTTATATGCCTTTTTTTTACAATACAGGATAGCTTCTTGAAACAAAGTCCGACCAAGGCCAATCCCTCTAAAACGAGGATGCAGAATAAACCATCTCAATTGAGCCTTGTCAGTAGTCTGTCCAACAACTGCAATGGCACCAATTATTTCTCCCTCCGCTTCGGCAAACCAGAATCTGTCCTTATCGGGACTGTATTTCTCAAAAAATTCATAGAAGGTTTTGCAAACATAGCCCTCAAACATTGCGTTATAACCGCATTCCTTTGCATAAATCCAGCCATGAAGATGAATAAGCCAGCCAACATCGCCTGCTTTTAATTCACTGCGAATGATTACCTTTTCTTCGCTAGCCGAACTCCCTTCCAAAATAGTTTCGATATTCTTCATACTACCTGCAAGTTTTTCCCGGCTTTGCTCTGCAAGTGAGTCAACCATTTGATAAACCTGTTGATCAGAAACAGCATCCAATCGTGCTAATATCGTTATCCCAGTTTCAGTCAAATGAAGATAAAACAGCCTGCCATCTTCAGTTGACTGTATTCGATAGATAAAATTATGCTTTTCAAACCGTTTTATGATTCTACTGAGATAACCGGGATCAATGCTGAGTTCCTCAATTAACTTTTTGGCAGTACAGTTTTCTGTATGCCCAATTTCATACAGGACCCGTGCTTCTGAGAGTGAAAATTCACTGTCCAGCATATGTTGATCCAAAAGACCAAGAATATTGGTATAAAAGCGATTAAATCTACGGATAGCATGTATCAATGATTGATCGATATGTTTCATCATCAAACCTCCTGCATGTACGACTAGCTCAATTATATGAATTTTAGTTGACTTAGTCAAATAAAATTTAAACTGATTTCTTTAAAAGAGTGTCTTATGTCGTCACATTATTCGCAACTGTGCGTATGATATAGTAAGCCACAGTTTTTCCAAAGGAGCGATGATCATGTCAAAGGAAAAAAGCTCTGTAATCAGTGCCGAAAATGTTGAAGAACGACACACCTGCCATAAATGCCACCACAGTTTCCCTGCCGGCCTGCCTCTTTGCCCTTCTTGCTCTACAGGATCGAGTAGCGCAACAGCATTTGCATATATTTACAATCTCAGTTCTCAGGTTGTAGCGGTAGAAGGTGATATTTCCTTTAGCAATAACGGAATCATTATTGGAAATATTATCCATACAACAGGAACCGCTGCCATTGTACTCGGCACTCCCGGCTACTATGCAATATGGTTTAATGTAGCTGGTGTAGAAGCTAATCAATTCACACTATATCAGAATGGATTCCCTGTTGCCGGTGCCACTTATGGCTCCGGAGCTGTAACTCAGCCTAATCCAGGTATGGTAATCATTGCTGCTGCTTCTAGTGATGTATTAACCTTAAGAAACCACACCAGTGCCACTGCAGTGACTTTACAAGCTTTAGCGGGTGGAACACAGCTAAACGCCAATGCATCGATTCTGATTCAAAAACTAAACAGTTAATCACCAGCAGCTTTCTGTATTAATGTATAGGAATGATCCCTTATCGACTTAGATCCATAGTGATCAGTCGGCTAAGGGATTTTCTTCTTTCCAGCCAAAGTAACCCTAGCACTCAAACTATGTGATAAATAACTACAACATAGTTAACAAATTATGTTATGAAACATAGAATATAACATAATATTTTTTGCCAAATGGAGGGATAAAATTGGACACGTTAACTCTTCAGTTGGAGAGGCAATTAGGAGGTACAGTTGCCACGGCAAGCAACGTAATATTTGAAACGATAGTACTCAGCGCCGGGCTTATAAGTTATAACCCCTTTACAGGAATAATAACAATCAGCAAACCAGGAAGATATTTTATCAACTGGTGGGTAGCAACACAATCGGCAATTGGATCAAGTAGTGTCGCTTTTTCAATAGTGTCATCTCAAGGTGATGATTTACCAGGAGAGTCACCAGTTAAAACAGGTGAAGTTGTCGGTTTTTCAATTATTCAAGTTGATATAGCGCCAATAACACTAAGTTTAGTCAATCAAACCCCTACGAATGTCACTTATTCTTCCGCAGTAACAACCAAAGCAACATTAGTGCTAGGCGAGATACCTGAAATAGGAGTGACCGGCGAAATCGGAATTACTGGTCCTATTGGTACCACTGGTGATACTGGTGCCACTGGCGCCACCGGCGTCACGGGTGATACCGGTTCTACTGGTGCCATCGGCGAAACTGGCTTTACTGGCGCTACAGGTGAAACTGGTGCCACTGGAGACCTTGGCCCGACTGGATCTACTGGTGTGACAGGTGGAACTGGTCCTACTGGAGATATTGGCCCGACCGGGTTTACTGGCGTTACAGGTGAAACTGGTCCTACTGGAGATATTGGCCCGACCGGATCTACTGGTGTTACAGGTGTAACTGGTCCTACTGGAGATATTGGCCCGACCGGGTTTACTGGCGTTACAGGTGAAACTGGTCCTACTGGAGATATTGGCCCGACCGGATCTACTGGTGTGACTGGTGAAACTGGTCCTACTGGAGACCTTGGCCCGACTGGATCTACTGGTGTTACAGGTGGAACTGGTGCTACTGGAGACCTTGGCCCGACTGGATCTACTGGTGTTACGGGTGAAACTGGTGTTACGGGTGAAACTGGTGCTACTGGAGACCTTGGCC from Sporomusaceae bacterium FL31 encodes:
- the pflD gene encoding dehydrogenase yields the protein MSAIVLSPQEQRINAEIQGNAQAHTRSRTNAILNSFKETRPRIDVERAKYFTESFRQTEGQPLILRWSKALKHIAENITVYIDDHQLLVGRSGPQGRYGILYPELDGDFLGLAIEQMPNRIESPFNITEADARIVIEEIAPYWQGKTFHENLTQALPQETLKYTYDPKDPLKSRFIVNETASFRSSIQWVHDYDKVLKRGFKGIKAEAEEKLATLDPFSPVDSMEKAPFLQAVVIVCDAIVLWANRHAQLAETLAEKETNPARKAELLDIAGVCRWVPENPARNFREAMQAQWFAQMFSRMEQKTGTIISNGRMDQYLYPYYKQDIDAGILDEEHALQLLECMWLAMAQFIDLYISPTGGAFNEGYAHWEAVTIGGQTPDGQDATNDLTYLFLQSKREFPLHYPDLAARIHGRVSARYLYEVAETIKEGSGFPKLINDEEVVPLLLAKGASFEEAFDYAVSGCAECRMPNRDTYTSPCAYINFPAAVEMTLYNGKMQLHGDEQIGLETGDPRHFATWEEFWQAYLAQHINFLKHAFIQQHVIINLRAKHFAWPMGSALHDLCMKTCKDIHTPTIEGGIDLGYFEFMGYGTVVDSLAAIKKLVYEDKKLSMDELITAMQHNFGGNEIVRQLLLNAPKYGNDDPYADAIAKELDRQCLQFTKKYSQELGVHLDLRLVPFTSHVPFGKVVSATPNGRKAYTPLSDGSSASQGADTNGPTAVLLSNYASKNFGFRERAARLLNVKLSPSCVAGEAGTEKLVSFIRTWCDLKLWHLQFNVINRETLVAAKKEPDKYRNLIVRIAGYSAYFTDLSPDLQDDLIARTEHAAI
- the hpdA gene encoding 4-hydroxyphenylacetate decarboxylase activating enzyme, giving the protein MNNTLAGKNGTVFNIQRYSLHDGPGIRTVVFLKGCPLRCQWCSNPESQHKLPELTYKQSKCIGCLRCKAACNANTISQTSEGSLLIDRLKCRSCFECTNQCPSKALSRIGQTMNVTEVINAVQADSAFYIRSGGGLTISGGEPLMQPEFVVEILKAAKKQRIDATIETCGYAAWETVNKVADNLNSTIIYDIKSMDSVKHKQFTGVTNELILDNLIQLRKTFPQLHILVRTPIIPGFNDSKADIAAILNFLAPFANIRYELLPYHRLGQQKYDYLGRPYPLQALQLDTELMYTLHEEVKKSGLTQ
- the ybfA gene encoding putative HTH-type DNA-binding domain-containing acetyltransferase YbfA, with the translated sequence MKHIDQSLIHAIRRFNRFYTNILGLLDQHMLDSEFSLSEARVLYEIGHTENCTAKKLIEELSIDPGYLSRIIKRFEKHNFIYRIQSTEDGRLFYLHLTETGITILARLDAVSDQQVYQMVDSLAEQSREKLAGSMKNIETILEGSSASEEKVIIRSELKAGDVGWLIHLHGWIYAKECGYNAMFEGYVCKTFYEFFEKYSPDKDRFWFAEAEGEIIGAIAVVGQTTDKAQLRWFILHPRFRGIGLGRTLFQEAILYCKKKAYKQVFLATTQDQQTAIQMYCKAGFRKVAAHESDAWGKKLIEEIYELDLA